The following coding sequences are from one Desulfosporosinus orientis DSM 765 window:
- the nrfD gene encoding NrfD/PsrC family molybdoenzyme membrane anchor subunit, with product MSTQTTFEKNEPVVSNSGLILAGVLAAAGIAAWIYQLIRGMQVTGISQQVVWGLYIAAFFTAAGGGAGLLALIGLSEFKPLLSLDMKIRLLSLTLAAYVIAGLLITMDVGSPMNLWRLLLVLPKSMMSWDLWIFAVSALITLYYLFKVRKADSLQPLKGLGILAIILAAALVTVEGWMISTLAAHPFWGSGMTVVSFLAGAVIAGLGLALLVLPKEGFLKSAFTGMLILNAVLVLAEVLTGLLAKTPLTHGEINLILTSPISIFFWFQMIFGLVVPLYLLLKNRLAWAGGLAITGILAEKVWLLAAGQAQPWMPGPESIYLPSWLEFIAVIGIAALGVPLFKLFQRWAAPANK from the coding sequence ATGTCAACACAAACAACCTTTGAGAAGAACGAACCTGTGGTTTCAAATTCAGGCTTAATCTTAGCAGGTGTACTTGCAGCAGCCGGCATAGCGGCCTGGATTTACCAGCTAATCCGGGGGATGCAGGTGACAGGCATCAGCCAGCAGGTGGTATGGGGGCTTTACATTGCAGCTTTCTTTACCGCGGCAGGAGGGGGCGCCGGGTTGCTGGCCCTGATTGGTTTATCCGAGTTTAAGCCACTCCTGTCCTTAGATATGAAAATACGGCTGCTCTCTTTAACCCTGGCAGCCTATGTAATTGCCGGTCTGCTGATTACCATGGATGTAGGCAGTCCAATGAACCTTTGGAGGCTTCTCCTTGTTTTGCCTAAATCAATGATGTCCTGGGATCTTTGGATCTTCGCGGTTTCAGCCCTGATAACCTTATACTATCTCTTTAAGGTTCGGAAGGCAGACTCCTTACAACCTCTCAAAGGCTTGGGTATTCTGGCCATAATCTTGGCTGCTGCGCTGGTTACAGTGGAGGGCTGGATGATTTCTACCCTGGCAGCCCACCCCTTTTGGGGGTCGGGTATGACGGTGGTATCTTTCCTGGCAGGTGCGGTTATAGCCGGGTTAGGGCTGGCCTTGCTGGTTCTCCCCAAGGAAGGTTTTCTGAAATCTGCCTTTACCGGCATGCTTATTCTTAATGCGGTGCTGGTTCTGGCGGAAGTCTTGACCGGTTTGCTGGCCAAGACGCCCCTTACCCATGGGGAGATAAACCTGATCCTCACCAGTCCGATCTCCATATTTTTCTGGTTCCAAATGATCTTCGGGTTAGTAGTTCCCCTGTATTTGCTCCTTAAAAACAGGCTGGCCTGGGCGGGAGGGCTGGCCATAACCGGAATACTGGCAGAGAAGGTATGGCTTCTGGCGGCAGGGCAGGCACAGCCCTGGATGCCGGGACCGGAAAGTATCTACCTGCCGTCATGGCTTGAATTTATCGCTGTGATTGGCATAGCCGCTCTGGGAGTACCCTTGTTTAAATTGTTCCAGAGATGGGCTGCTCCAGCCAATAAATGA
- a CDS encoding TorD/DmsD family molecular chaperone: MTEKNLSWYEYAKAFGFLAGILNNSPHAEMVRQLRDIFSDPGNRFFHGDMHAGNKTMSAYWHQHGEKPLEKIVQELAVDWTHLFRGVNPSYGPPPPYEGVYSEKDRVGINVILDVNQEYLKYGLSIAEDKKDRGDYLGYELDFIRHLAEKAAAAREEGRRDEEEAYKTSICEFLRKHLSWTGGFCSKAADYADTDFYRGFLILLRDTVSEAAAAC, from the coding sequence ATGACTGAGAAGAATCTATCATGGTATGAATACGCAAAGGCTTTCGGATTCCTGGCAGGTATTCTTAATAATTCTCCTCATGCCGAAATGGTCCGTCAATTACGGGATATATTCAGTGATCCTGGAAATAGGTTTTTCCATGGAGATATGCATGCTGGCAATAAAACCATGTCAGCTTATTGGCATCAACATGGGGAAAAACCCTTGGAGAAGATCGTTCAAGAATTAGCTGTTGACTGGACCCATCTTTTTCGAGGGGTAAATCCCAGCTACGGACCGCCCCCGCCTTACGAGGGAGTATATTCTGAAAAGGATAGAGTAGGGATAAATGTTATTCTGGATGTTAACCAGGAGTATCTTAAATATGGATTAAGTATTGCAGAAGATAAGAAGGATCGTGGTGACTATCTGGGATACGAACTGGATTTTATAAGGCATTTGGCGGAAAAGGCTGCTGCAGCCCGGGAAGAGGGCCGTAGAGATGAGGAGGAAGCCTATAAGACAAGTATCTGTGAATTTCTGCGCAAGCATCTTTCCTGGACAGGAGGCTTTTGCAGCAAAGCGGCTGATTATGCAGATACAGATTTTTATAGGGGTTTTCTAATATTATTAAGGGATACAGTGTCCGAGGCTGCAGCTGCTTGTTAG
- a CDS encoding FMN-dependent NADH-azoreductase: MATLLYIKANPKTNQDSRTFRISETFIDSYRKKNPGDQIIIRDLYEENVQPLTAEQLQERFNAMDEESIKKHPVYKYALEFKNADKIVIAAPMWNLGFPAILKCYLDYIMAVGITFKYTENGPVGLCEGGKKVVHIVTRGGVYSEGPAAAYEMGDKYLRVVFGFLGIYDFTTIAAEMLDVIGTDVEGIMANALKDAEDTANNF, encoded by the coding sequence ATGGCTACATTACTGTATATCAAGGCAAACCCCAAAACAAACCAAGATTCAAGAACATTTCGTATTTCCGAGACATTTATTGATTCCTACCGTAAGAAAAATCCGGGCGATCAGATCATTATTCGTGATTTATATGAAGAAAATGTTCAGCCTCTTACAGCTGAACAACTTCAAGAAAGATTTAACGCCATGGATGAGGAAAGTATCAAGAAGCATCCTGTTTACAAATATGCGCTGGAGTTTAAGAATGCAGACAAAATTGTTATTGCAGCACCCATGTGGAATTTAGGCTTTCCGGCCATTCTTAAATGCTATCTCGATTACATTATGGCGGTGGGGATAACGTTTAAGTATACGGAAAATGGTCCAGTGGGGCTATGTGAGGGGGGCAAAAAAGTAGTTCATATTGTAACCAGGGGCGGAGTATATTCGGAAGGACCGGCTGCCGCTTATGAGATGGGAGATAAGTATTTAAGAGTAGTCTTTGGCTTTTTAGGCATCTATGATTTTACAACCATTGCGGCGGAGATGCTGGATGTAATTGGTACCGATGTGGAAGGGATAATGGCTAATGCTCTGAAAGATGCCGAAGATACAGCCAATAACTTCTAA
- a CDS encoding ASKHA domain-containing protein: MVTVNFLPIEKGGQVPAGSTVLQAAIALGVQLQSTCGGKGTCGKCRVMLSPEDRTDPLPSEKKFLSSEQIAQGWVLACKRNINQDMTIYLTEQKDVFDRKTQLEKTEALQSIEPLVRKHYLKVTAPSIHDQSSDWERFEAALSGIGSSVRFNLGITASLPRVLRESDFLVTAVTAGDELLAVEPGDTHERSFGLAIDIGTTTLVIYLMDLNSGKIVARGALTNPQQGAGADVLTRIAYAADQPGGVKQLQTQVINGLNQIIARISEEQGIKRSEIYHAVIVGNTTMSHLFLGIDPTFLAPAPFIPAYRHGVNVKASELGLQILEDGIVNVLPIVAGYVGSDTVGVMLAAQADRLEGVHLMVDIGTNGEMILVGNGRILTCSTAAGPAFEGAGIKHGMRAADGAIERVYITDDVKVQIIGNSKAIGVCGSGLIDAIAQMLKAGVISANGRLTYKDSELAKLSTALQKRIRTMDENREFVLVWKEDTAHGEDIVITQKDIRNLQLAKGAILSGINVMLDHLGLEAKDIDRIHLAGAFGNYIQKESALGIGLLPQVPVNIIHSIGNAAGNGAQMALLSEVEMERAGKLARQSEHIELSTEKSFQQYFVSSLNLA, from the coding sequence ATGGTCACCGTAAATTTCTTACCCATTGAAAAAGGCGGGCAAGTTCCTGCCGGAAGTACGGTTTTGCAGGCAGCCATTGCTTTAGGAGTTCAGCTCCAAAGCACCTGTGGCGGCAAAGGAACCTGCGGAAAATGCAGGGTTATGCTTTCACCGGAGGATCGTACTGATCCCCTGCCATCTGAAAAAAAATTTCTCAGTTCTGAACAAATTGCTCAAGGATGGGTTCTGGCTTGCAAGCGCAATATTAACCAGGATATGACGATTTATTTGACCGAGCAAAAAGATGTTTTTGACCGCAAAACCCAGCTTGAAAAGACTGAGGCACTCCAATCCATTGAACCTTTGGTTCGCAAGCATTACCTTAAGGTGACTGCACCCAGTATTCACGATCAGAGCTCTGATTGGGAGCGTTTTGAAGCAGCCCTTAGCGGAATTGGTTCATCCGTACGTTTTAATCTTGGAATTACAGCTTCTCTACCGCGAGTCTTGCGCGAGTCAGACTTTCTGGTTACGGCAGTAACAGCAGGCGATGAACTGCTGGCTGTTGAACCAGGAGATACCCATGAGCGTTCCTTTGGCCTGGCCATCGATATCGGTACCACCACACTTGTTATATATTTGATGGATCTGAATAGTGGAAAAATTGTTGCTCGCGGAGCGCTGACCAATCCCCAGCAAGGTGCGGGAGCGGATGTCCTCACGCGGATTGCCTATGCAGCCGACCAGCCCGGCGGCGTAAAGCAGCTGCAAACCCAGGTTATTAACGGCTTGAATCAGATTATCGCCCGCATAAGCGAAGAGCAGGGTATCAAACGCTCTGAAATTTATCACGCCGTGATTGTAGGGAATACCACTATGAGCCATCTCTTCCTGGGAATTGACCCAACATTTCTGGCGCCGGCTCCTTTTATTCCGGCTTACCGGCACGGAGTTAATGTCAAAGCCTCCGAACTGGGATTGCAAATCCTGGAGGACGGAATCGTCAACGTTCTGCCAATTGTCGCCGGTTATGTAGGTTCGGATACGGTCGGAGTGATGCTTGCGGCTCAGGCGGACCGTCTCGAAGGCGTTCATTTAATGGTGGACATTGGAACCAACGGTGAGATGATTCTGGTTGGCAACGGTAGGATCCTCACCTGTTCCACTGCCGCAGGTCCTGCTTTCGAAGGTGCCGGGATCAAACACGGCATGCGTGCCGCCGACGGTGCGATTGAGCGGGTATATATCACCGACGATGTGAAGGTTCAGATCATTGGCAACTCCAAAGCCATCGGGGTTTGCGGATCAGGCCTGATCGACGCCATTGCCCAAATGCTGAAAGCTGGGGTTATCAGCGCCAATGGGCGGCTGACCTATAAAGACAGCGAATTAGCCAAGCTGTCAACTGCCCTGCAAAAACGAATCCGTACAATGGATGAAAACCGTGAGTTTGTACTGGTCTGGAAAGAAGATACTGCACATGGAGAAGATATCGTCATCACGCAAAAGGATATTCGGAATCTTCAACTTGCTAAAGGCGCGATCCTGTCAGGAATTAATGTTATGCTTGATCACCTGGGGCTTGAGGCCAAGGATATTGATAGAATTCATTTGGCAGGAGCCTTCGGCAACTATATTCAAAAAGAAAGTGCCCTTGGCATTGGCCTGCTGCCTCAAGTACCGGTCAATATCATTCATTCCATCGGCAACGCTGCTGGAAACGGGGCCCAGATGGCCCTGCTGTCAGAGGTCGAGATGGAACGTGCCGGCAAACTGGCACGCCAGTCCGAACACATCGAACTCTCCACTGAAAAATCATTTCAACAATATTTTGTCAGCTCTTTGAATCTAGCCTGA
- a CDS encoding LysR family transcriptional regulator encodes MNILQMQQFKMIAENESITKSAEKLYISAPALSKVLYSLEEELGCNLFDRIGRKIKLNHNGQQLLEYVNVILKDYEQIYQHFNTIEKPLKPVRLCEISGDLLDFILKPFFQKNPHIPVEKEIQSYKKALDLLLDNQADIVFTDNFSLDDAAHLLKDNHISKLYLLKNDLFLTTPCNKYENIYQVNLRDLINEKLIRVSENDPKSINFSNYLEDVCLKEKVKLNFIQHYDYDYFAKIASNSSFSYISDSLHAAFYREACLSKRFIKISSKSANQQIYLCYRNNDQNVFLLANYIIEVFYSMFKSFKMLSHPHSIDDRN; translated from the coding sequence ATGAACATTTTGCAAATGCAGCAATTTAAAATGATTGCGGAAAATGAGAGTATAACTAAATCTGCTGAAAAGCTCTATATCTCTGCACCTGCGCTTAGCAAAGTATTGTATAGCCTTGAAGAAGAACTTGGGTGTAACTTGTTTGATAGGATAGGGAGAAAAATCAAACTCAATCATAACGGCCAACAATTGTTAGAGTATGTCAACGTTATTCTTAAGGATTATGAGCAGATTTATCAACATTTCAACACCATTGAGAAACCCTTAAAACCAGTAAGACTTTGTGAAATCAGCGGGGACTTGCTGGATTTCATATTAAAGCCCTTCTTTCAAAAAAATCCTCATATTCCTGTTGAAAAAGAAATTCAATCCTATAAAAAAGCCTTAGACTTATTGCTTGATAACCAAGCAGACATTGTATTTACAGATAATTTCAGCTTGGATGATGCTGCACATCTGTTAAAAGATAATCATATTTCTAAACTATATCTTCTTAAAAACGATCTTTTTCTTACAACGCCTTGTAACAAATATGAAAACATCTATCAGGTTAATTTAAGGGACTTAATAAATGAAAAATTGATCAGAGTTTCAGAAAACGATCCTAAGTCTATTAATTTTAGTAACTATTTGGAGGATGTTTGTCTTAAGGAAAAGGTAAAATTGAACTTTATTCAACATTATGATTATGATTATTTCGCCAAAATTGCCAGCAACTCTTCTTTTTCATATATTTCCGATTCCCTTCATGCTGCATTTTATAGAGAAGCGTGCTTATCAAAACGATTTATAAAAATATCCTCAAAAAGCGCAAACCAACAAATCTATTTGTGCTATCGGAATAACGATCAAAATGTCTTTCTTTTAGCAAATTATATTATAGAAGTATTTTATTCAATGTTTAAATCTTTCAAAATGTTGTCTCATCCCCATTCCATTGATGATAGGAATTAG
- a CDS encoding cobalamin B12-binding domain-containing protein: protein MFDTKELTQAVGNLNEKAAISILNEFMANSPSAEDTQKAVTACQEGMAIVGDYYEKGEYFVGDLLFAGELLTNVMEILKPALGSVSGSAVGKIVLGTVEGDLHDIGKNIFKSMAEAAGFEVYDLGIDQSVSAFVNKVKEVQPQILGMSGVLTLALDSMKATVDALREAGIKDSVKIIIGGNPVTREACEQIGADAFTNNAAEGVKICQGWVN from the coding sequence ATGTTTGACACAAAAGAATTGACGCAAGCTGTGGGAAATTTGAATGAGAAGGCCGCAATATCCATTTTGAATGAATTTATGGCGAACTCTCCCTCTGCAGAAGATACTCAGAAAGCAGTAACCGCCTGCCAAGAAGGAATGGCGATAGTAGGGGATTATTACGAAAAGGGAGAGTATTTTGTTGGGGATCTTCTTTTTGCCGGAGAACTTTTAACTAACGTTATGGAAATCTTAAAGCCGGCACTTGGATCGGTCAGTGGGTCTGCAGTAGGAAAAATTGTCCTCGGTACGGTTGAGGGCGACCTTCATGATATAGGCAAGAATATCTTTAAAAGTATGGCTGAAGCGGCAGGATTTGAAGTGTATGATTTGGGGATTGATCAGTCGGTAAGTGCCTTCGTCAATAAAGTAAAAGAAGTTCAGCCTCAAATCTTGGGTATGAGCGGAGTCCTGACTTTAGCGCTGGATTCCATGAAGGCGACAGTCGATGCCCTGAGAGAAGCCGGAATTAAAGACAGTGTTAAGATAATCATCGGTGGTAATCCTGTGACCAGAGAGGCTTGTGAACAAATTGGCGCGGATGCCTTTACCAATAATGCAGCAGAAGGCGTTAAAATATGTCAGGGGTGGGTGAACTAA
- a CDS encoding uroporphyrinogen decarboxylase family protein, with protein sequence MTDTEKLYQERLNRIMTAVSHQETDSVPVILQAEAWTISQCGLKIADIQDDMQKEFACFGKIFETFYCDGTLFSSMTRDVRATTTLGGSLYFLSSNGITTQHKESIYMNEDEYAQLTKDPLGYTVNEIFPRKYPELNKPYPQNLEALKESLNYFNKLIQRSVAGMQFSKDNYGIPTITGAVGEGPLDLIFDFFRGFRGTLGDLRRRPEELKEAAEAVLPLIMSVITMGQPTLQPFPFIFLPLHVPTFLSPKQFGEFYWPGFRKLLYQIKALGGKALIYLEGNWEHLYEYVNDFPKDFAVCILEKDNIFEAKKKIGDTVTLCGGIDLGMLRAASKQECIDHVKEVVDKCAPGGGFLFSTDKLLLAPGDVNPENLKAVNEFVHSYK encoded by the coding sequence ATGACCGATACCGAAAAACTGTATCAAGAACGGTTGAATAGAATAATGACTGCAGTGTCTCACCAAGAAACCGATTCCGTACCTGTAATCTTACAGGCGGAAGCTTGGACCATCAGTCAATGCGGGTTGAAAATAGCCGATATTCAGGATGATATGCAAAAGGAATTCGCATGCTTTGGGAAGATTTTTGAAACCTTTTATTGCGACGGCACACTTTTCAGCAGTATGACCAGAGATGTAAGAGCAACCACCACTCTTGGAGGGAGCCTCTATTTCTTATCAAGTAACGGCATAACCACTCAGCATAAAGAATCCATTTATATGAATGAAGATGAATACGCCCAGCTTACAAAAGATCCTCTGGGCTATACAGTTAACGAAATATTCCCTCGCAAATACCCTGAGCTGAACAAGCCGTATCCCCAAAACCTGGAAGCCTTGAAAGAATCTCTGAATTATTTTAACAAGTTAATTCAAAGATCAGTAGCCGGAATGCAATTTTCTAAAGATAACTACGGTATTCCAACGATTACGGGTGCGGTGGGAGAGGGCCCCCTTGATCTTATTTTTGACTTTTTCAGAGGCTTTCGGGGTACTCTGGGCGACCTGAGAAGACGACCGGAGGAACTCAAAGAGGCTGCTGAGGCCGTCCTTCCTCTGATCATGTCGGTTATTACCATGGGACAACCCACTTTGCAGCCTTTTCCTTTCATCTTTTTACCTCTTCACGTTCCCACTTTCCTTAGTCCCAAGCAATTTGGAGAATTCTATTGGCCGGGTTTCAGAAAGTTGCTGTACCAGATTAAAGCATTAGGTGGAAAAGCTTTGATTTACCTGGAAGGAAACTGGGAACACCTGTACGAATACGTCAATGATTTCCCGAAAGATTTTGCAGTTTGCATACTGGAAAAAGACAATATATTTGAAGCGAAGAAAAAGATCGGAGATACAGTTACCCTCTGCGGTGGAATAGATCTGGGCATGCTCCGGGCAGCGTCGAAACAGGAATGCATTGATCATGTCAAAGAAGTAGTGGATAAATGCGCTCCAGGTGGGGGATTCTTGTTTTCTACTGATAAATTATTACTGGCGCCCGGCGATGTAAATCCTGAAAATTTGAAAGCTGTTAATGAGTTTGTGCATTCTTATAAATAA
- a CDS encoding nitroreductase family protein: MPKESPLDLITKYVNTGCVLENMMIAATDQKVDSVLIWGTAVAVSADSDLRKTLEIPDEFKPMASVALGYAANHDQSEKDLKVKIAMNRI, from the coding sequence TTGCCAAAAGAAAGTCCACTCGATCTTATAACCAAGTATGTCAATACAGGTTGCGTCCTGGAAAACATGATGATAGCGGCGACAGACCAAAAGGTTGATAGTGTTCTGATCTGGGGAACAGCGGTGGCTGTGAGCGCAGATTCGGATTTGCGCAAAACACTTGAAATCCCTGACGAGTTTAAGCCAATGGCAAGTGTTGCATTGGGGTACGCGGCTAATCATGATCAATCGGAAAAAGACCTTAAAGTAAAGATAGCTATGAACCGCATATAA
- a CDS encoding methyltetrahydrofolate cobalamin methyltransferase → MIIIGEKINGTIPSVKKAIEAKDDEFIRNLALKQSEAGADFIDVCASTAPDFEVETLLWLMGIVQEVTDTPLCIDSPNPRAIKEVFKYAKKPGLINSVSMEADKCDVIFPLIQETEWQVIALTCDNDGIPANIEKRVEITKLIVAKAQEYNIAPDRIHIDPLVIALSADNDSLLKFAEATRQIKELYPTIKVTSGLSNISFGMPLRKVVNQNFLTLAMFAGMDSAILDPINRDLVATLLATEALLGRDKYCRNFANAYRKNKIGPLKEI, encoded by the coding sequence ATGATCATTATCGGCGAAAAAATCAATGGGACCATTCCCAGTGTTAAAAAAGCAATCGAAGCAAAAGATGACGAATTCATCAGAAATCTGGCGTTAAAGCAAAGTGAAGCCGGTGCTGATTTTATCGATGTTTGTGCAAGCACAGCTCCTGATTTTGAGGTGGAAACCTTGCTTTGGCTCATGGGGATTGTTCAAGAGGTTACAGATACCCCCCTATGCATTGACAGTCCCAATCCAAGAGCGATCAAGGAAGTTTTTAAATACGCCAAGAAACCGGGGCTTATCAATTCTGTATCGATGGAGGCTGACAAATGCGATGTGATTTTTCCGCTTATTCAGGAAACTGAATGGCAAGTTATCGCTTTAACCTGTGATAATGACGGAATTCCTGCCAATATTGAAAAGAGAGTTGAGATTACCAAGTTAATTGTTGCAAAGGCCCAGGAATATAATATTGCTCCGGACAGAATTCATATTGATCCTTTGGTCATCGCATTATCTGCGGATAACGATTCCTTGCTCAAATTTGCGGAAGCGACAAGGCAAATCAAGGAGTTATATCCCACGATAAAAGTAACCTCAGGATTGAGCAATATATCCTTCGGTATGCCTTTGCGAAAGGTTGTCAATCAAAACTTTTTAACCCTTGCTATGTTTGCTGGAATGGACTCCGCTATTTTAGACCCAATCAACAGGGATTTAGTGGCCACTTTACTTGCCACTGAAGCTTTATTAGGACGTGATAAGTATTGCCGTAATTTTGCGAATGCTTATCGCAAAAATAAAATTGGTCCGCTTAAAGAAATTTAG
- the ligD gene encoding DNA ligase D: MTVKLREYNEKRNFSRTLEPEGIPENPKEGLRFVVQHHIARRDHYDLRLEWDGALLSWAVPKGPSYNTRDKRLAVEVEDHPLEYRNFEGTIPKGEYGGGVVMLWDEGMWEPYVDVGEGLRSGVLKFILKGRRLKGKWALVRLKRKAGETQDNWLLLKEKDEYANPEDGISEFTTSIRTGRTMREIEEGEDEKITQNPFSSTVVQLAKLVSTIPKGEDWLYELKYDGYRILAYIEGNSVRLITRNGHDFTQRFQDVAYSLVDWAGGRAMILDGEMTITDAAGKTDFQALQNYMKNPQAQNLTYIIFDLLALDGGDLRGQPLIDRKTTLAALLEDAPQNLYYSRHIPGKGKESFTAACEAGMEGIVGKKAASVYSGTRNGDWIKLKCEHRQEFVVGGYTLSNRKTRGISSLILGVYSGGELVYAGRVGTGLSEADMRELAEIFANLKRKVPPFRMAPRPKSNEQITWLEPELVAEIKFAEWTSDNLLRQASFKGLRRDKNPRDIKKEIEEEETLSPSFPKEEARPMKARDKSLIIEGIKISNPDKVIFAEPEITKRDVIRYYEKVAERMLPYVSHRVLSIVRCPKGISQTCFYKKHPGPGSRGIVTIPVSSSDGETNDYFYIENSKGLIYEAQMGTLEFHIWGSRVDELEKPDLMVFDLDPDEGMDLSRVRQGVRDMRDILAELSLNSYLKTSGGKGYHVVVPLKPVVSWDVFYDFAKRVAQVMEQKWPDRYTSNVRKAKRTNKIFIDWIRNGRGATSIAPYSLRARKGAGVSMPIDWDELDRVAPGGVDMAEALRRIGCHDPWQDFFRNHQRLK; this comes from the coding sequence ATGACTGTAAAACTCAGGGAGTACAACGAAAAAAGAAATTTCTCCAGAACCCTGGAGCCGGAAGGCATACCGGAAAACCCTAAAGAAGGGCTGAGGTTTGTAGTCCAGCACCATATAGCCCGCAGGGATCACTACGATCTCCGTCTGGAGTGGGACGGGGCCTTATTGAGCTGGGCCGTGCCTAAAGGCCCCTCCTATAATACCCGGGACAAGAGGCTGGCCGTAGAGGTGGAGGATCATCCCCTGGAATACAGGAACTTTGAGGGGACAATTCCCAAAGGGGAATATGGCGGCGGTGTGGTCATGCTCTGGGATGAAGGCATGTGGGAACCCTACGTGGATGTAGGGGAGGGACTCCGCTCAGGTGTGCTGAAATTTATCCTCAAGGGACGGCGGCTTAAAGGCAAGTGGGCTCTGGTGCGTTTGAAAAGAAAAGCGGGGGAGACCCAGGATAACTGGCTGCTGCTGAAAGAAAAAGATGAGTATGCCAATCCCGAAGACGGAATTTCCGAGTTTACTACCAGCATCCGAACGGGACGCACCATGAGGGAAATTGAAGAAGGGGAAGACGAAAAGATAACCCAGAACCCTTTCAGCAGTACGGTTGTGCAGCTGGCCAAACTGGTTAGTACAATTCCAAAGGGTGAGGATTGGCTCTATGAGCTGAAATACGATGGCTACAGGATACTGGCCTATATCGAAGGCAATAGCGTCAGGCTGATCACCAGGAACGGCCATGATTTTACCCAGCGGTTCCAGGATGTGGCTTATTCCCTGGTGGATTGGGCTGGGGGCAGGGCAATGATTCTGGACGGGGAGATGACCATCACGGATGCTGCGGGGAAGACGGATTTTCAGGCACTGCAGAATTATATGAAAAATCCCCAGGCCCAAAACCTGACCTATATTATCTTTGATCTTCTGGCCTTGGATGGAGGGGATCTCCGGGGACAGCCCCTCATTGACAGGAAGACAACCTTGGCAGCCTTGCTGGAGGATGCCCCTCAAAATCTCTACTACAGCCGGCATATTCCAGGGAAGGGCAAAGAAAGTTTCACTGCGGCTTGTGAGGCGGGCATGGAAGGGATCGTGGGCAAAAAAGCCGCTTCCGTCTACAGCGGAACCAGAAACGGTGACTGGATTAAACTTAAATGCGAGCATAGGCAGGAATTCGTGGTAGGAGGCTATACTCTTTCTAATCGAAAAACCAGGGGGATAAGTTCTCTGATCCTGGGGGTCTATTCCGGTGGGGAATTAGTCTATGCCGGACGGGTCGGCACCGGGCTGAGCGAAGCTGACATGAGAGAGCTGGCGGAAATCTTTGCGAACCTCAAGAGAAAGGTCCCCCCTTTCCGGATGGCGCCTAGACCTAAGTCCAATGAGCAGATCACTTGGCTGGAACCGGAACTGGTGGCGGAAATAAAATTTGCCGAATGGACGTCAGACAATCTATTAAGGCAGGCCAGTTTTAAAGGCCTGCGCAGGGATAAGAATCCCAGGGATATTAAAAAGGAAATAGAGGAGGAGGAAACCCTGTCACCTTCATTTCCTAAAGAAGAGGCGAGGCCTATGAAGGCCCGGGACAAAAGTCTCATTATCGAAGGAATCAAGATCAGCAACCCCGACAAGGTGATTTTTGCTGAGCCTGAAATCACCAAAAGGGATGTGATCCGCTATTACGAAAAGGTGGCGGAACGCATGCTGCCTTATGTGAGCCATCGGGTTCTCAGTATTGTCCGCTGTCCCAAAGGCATCTCTCAGACCTGCTTCTATAAAAAGCATCCCGGTCCGGGCAGTCGGGGAATCGTCACTATTCCTGTCTCCTCCAGTGACGGGGAGACGAATGACTACTTTTATATTGAGAATTCAAAGGGGCTGATCTACGAAGCCCAAATGGGCACCCTGGAATTTCATATCTGGGGAAGTCGTGTGGATGAGCTGGAAAAGCCGGATCTCATGGTCTTTGATCTGGACCCTGATGAGGGGATGGATCTAAGCAGGGTGCGCCAGGGTGTGCGGGATATGAGGGATATTCTGGCCGAGCTATCCCTGAATTCCTACCTTAAGACCAGCGGCGGCAAAGGGTACCATGTGGTTGTGCCTTTAAAGCCTGTCGTTTCCTGGGATGTTTTTTATGATTTTGCTAAACGGGTTGCCCAAGTGATGGAGCAGAAGTGGCCGGACCGCTACACCAGCAATGTGCGCAAGGCCAAGCGCACCAACAAGATTTTCATCGATTGGATTCGCAATGGCAGAGGCGCTACCAGCATTGCCCCTTATTCCCTGCGAGCGAGAAAAGGGGCGGGAGTGTCCATGCCCATAGATTGGGATGAGCTAGACAGGGTGGCTCCCGGAGGCGTAGACATGGCGGAGGCCCTCCGGAGGATCGGATGCCATGATCCCTGGCAGGATTTTTTCCGGAATCACCAACGGCTTAAATGA